The genomic interval GCCGGTCACGATCCTGACTCTTGCCTCGTTAGCGGCATTTTTTATAGAGACACAGATTTTTTCAAGGTCAGGGATTTTGAAACCTTCTTCGATAATGAAAGATACGCTTATATATTTTGGTACCGCTCCCATACAGGTTAAGTCGTTTACAGTGCCGCATACGGACAATTTCCCGATATCACCCCCCGGGAAAAATATCGGCGAAACCACAAAAGAATCTGTGGTGAAAAGGACTTCGCCTTTTTCTCCCGGCAATAAAGCGGAGTCCTCAAAACGGTCAAGTATCGGATTGGAAAAATATTTTTTAAAAATTTCTCCGATTAAACGATGGGTGGCCCTTCCACCGCTTCCATGGGACAATGTGATTATTTTGTTCCCGATATTTTGATTGAACATAATGGTCATAAATATTAGAAGTATTATAAGCTATAATCAAACGGCTGGCAAGCTTCAATGGAAGAAGAAAATTTTATTGACAGCGGGTTAAATAATCATATAATAAAAATATGGCCCCGGATGATTACAAATATGACCTCGTCCTTTTGCACGCTCCCGCGGTATATGATTTCCGTAAAACATCAATAATGTTCGGTCCTATAAGCGATGTGGTGCCTTCCAGTTCTATTTTTGAAATTTACCCGATCGGGTTTGGTTCTATCGCCCGACACCTTAAAAATAAAGGTATGCGGGTGAGAATCCTCAATCTTGCCGTAAAGATGCTTCTTGCCCCGGAACTGGATGTGGAGAAATTATTGGGCACAATCAAAAGCCGGGTATTTGGCATTGACCTTCACTGGCTGTGTCACGCGCATGGAAGCGTCGAAGTGGCTAAACTCGTAAAAAAAATACACCCGGATTCAAAAATAGTTTTCGGCGGTATCTCAGCCACTTATTTCCATAAGGAATTGATGACATATCCTTTCATTGATTATTGTTTCCGCGGAGATTCAACAGAACCTCTTATGGAAATGCTCATCAATACATTGAAAAACGGCGGAGATTTCGGCCAAATATCCAATCTCTGCTGGAGAAATAAACAGGGAGAAACGGTTTACAACGAATTTAATTATATTCCCGGGACGCTTGAAAATATACAAATCGATTACAAAAATATTTTCTTTTCCGCGTTAAGAGATTTGGACTTGTCCGGTTACCTGCCGTTTACTTCATGGGTCGATTATCCTGTCACGGCCATTGTCCTGAGCCGCGGATGTAACTATAACTGCAATGTCTGCGGCGGATCCAACGATTTTTACAGGGAACACTGCGGGAGACAGAAAGCGGTTTACCGGACGCCAAAAAACATCTGTGAGGAAATAAAAAACCTGGCGCATTTTATTAACGGACCGTTACTTTTAATCGGGGATTTATTTTTAAACGGGAAGGATTACAGCTATGAACTTCTTGAAGAATTTAAAAAAATGAAAATTTCCAACCAGATTATTTTTGAAGTGTCGCTTCCTCCCACAAGGGAGGAGCTCGTTCATATCAGCGAGGCGATACCTCGTTTTAATATATTGCTTTCGCCCGAGTCACATGACGAGCGGGTGCGTAGTTCTTTCGGCCGGCATTTCACGAACAGGGAAACGGAAGATATGATTGAAACCGCAGTTGAACTTGGCGTCGGCAGGATTGACCTTTTCTTTATGATAGGCCTCCCGGAGCAAACCAGGGAGTCTGTAATGGAAACGGTCGAATACTGCGATTATCTGCTTGGAAAATTCGCGAAATCCAAAAAACTTTCAGTATATATATCGCCGCTTTCACCTTTCCTTGACCCGGGTTCAAGGGTATTTGAAAATCCCGAGGCGCACGGTTACAAACTTTTTTACCGCACCCTTGAAGAACACAGGCGGGCCCTTTTACAACCGAGCTGGAAATATATCCTGAATTATGAAACCAGGTGGCTCTCGAGAGACGATATAGTGGATTGTTCATACCGGGCGGCGCTCGGGATGAACAGGATAAAACTGAAACACGATTTATTAAATCCTAAAGAAGCAAAAAAACAAGAGGAGAAGATACTGGAGGCACAGGCGTTCTCCAGGGAAATTGATAAGGTATTGGCCATAAGAGACGAAACTGAAAAAAACAGAAGGCTCCAGGGCATGAAACGGCAGATGGACAAGTACAGCCGTTCAACCACGTGCAATATGAAAGACCTCGAATGGTCCATTATGATATTCAATGTCCGCGCCCCGAAATTTCTCCGCGTCTTTTTCTTCTATATCTGGTCGGGATTGTCCAGGGTATTCGGATAAAAGTCGAAAGGCATTAGATTATTGACAAAACAACCTTATTTTGTTATTCTTTTTATTAATTAATAATCATGCCTAAAAAAATAATATGTTTAATATCAATTGTTTTTATTTTTAATCTGCATTTTGTTTTCTCAGAATCAAATGTATTTGAAGGATTAAAACAAAATTTGGTTAAAGACGGGTTTGACCTTGAATTTATAAAAAAAGTTTACAGCCATGATAAATTGGAATTTATTCCTCACATAATTACTATAAATGTAAAACAAACGGTGAATGGTTCTAATTATCTTCAATACAATGAGGATTCAGTCACTGAAAAGGTCAGGGACTATATTTCAGAAAACAATAAATTTCTGGCTAAAATTTATGAAAAATATAATGTGCCTGCCGGGATAATTTGTTCTATACTTATGATTGAATCGAAACTTGGTTCATATATCGGGAAATACAGGGTGATGAATACTTATTCAAGCATGGCTGTTTCAAATACTGACGAGGCGATAGATAATATTTATCAAAGATACCAGAAGGACGCTATGCTGACTGATGAAAAGAAGCTTTCCCGGGAAATTGTCGCTCAGAGGGTCAGAAAAAAATCCGACTGGGCGTATAGTGAATTGAAATTATTTTTAAAGTATATAAAAAATAATAATATTGACCCTTTCCAGATAAAAGGTTCGATATCGGGGGCGTTCGGCCTTGCCCAATTTATCCCGTCCAGTTTTTTTCGTTATGCCGTAGACGGCGATACAGACGGCAAAATTGACCTTTACAACCACTATGACGCGATGGCCAGTATAGCAAATTACCTGAAAGAAAATGGGTGGAAAAATAATTTATCTGAAGAGGAAGAAAAAAAAGTAATAGCCACCTATAACCATAGTAAATATTACGCGGAGGCAGTAATTGGAATCGCGGCGGCAGTTAAAAATAATAAAGATTAAAGCCGGAGGTTTAATATGAAAAAAAGGATTGCTGAGGTTGAACGTATTACAAGCGAAACAAATATAAAACTTTTTTTGAATCTGGACGGGACAGGCAAATATAAAGTAAAAACCCAGGTCCCTTTTATCAATCATATGCTGGAATTATTCGCCAGGCACGGTTTATTTGATTTAGAAATTGAGGCGCTGGGGGATATTCAACTGGGCGACCACCACCTGGTAGAAGACCTTGGTATTTGCCTCGGGGAGGCCGTGAAAGACGCGCTTGGAGATAAAAAAGGCATAAAACGCTATGGTGAGGCGTGTGTGCCGATGGATGAAACACTGGTAAAAGTAGTTCTGGACATTAGCGGCAGGCCTTATCTTGTTTATGATGTTAATCCCAAAAAACTGCCGTATAAAGGCAAAGAGGAAACAGATAAGATAGGGACGTTTGATTACAGGCTGACTAAAGAATTTTTCCAAAGTTTTTGCAATAATGCCGGTGTTACACTTCATATACGGCTGGAATACGGCGATGATTTACATCATATTATAGAGGCCGTTTTTAAAGCTTTTGGCAGGGCGTTGAGCATCGCGGTCCAGAAAGATTCGCGTATAAAGATGGTGCCTTCGACGAAAGGAAAATTGTAAATACAGCAGGGGCGGGGTAACCCCGCCCCTACAACTAAATTTATTATGAAATATATCGCGATTATCGATTACGGCATGGGAAACCTCAGGAGCATCCAGAAGGCTTTGGAATTTCTGGGTTACCGCGCGGAAGTCACTGACAAAAAAAATAAAATCAGAAACGCCTCATCTGTAATTTTGCCGGGTGTGGGGGCTTTCCCGAAAGCAATGGAGGAACTTGAAAAACGGGGCCTGGTTGAAACGGTTAAGAACGGCGTGAAATCCGGAAAGCCTTTTTTGGGAATCTGCCTCGGCATGCAGATTCTTTTTGAGGAAAGCGATGAGTTCGGTTTATCAAAAGGGCTGGGTATCGTGCGCGGAAAAGTCCAGCGGTTTTCCGGCAAATTGAAAATTCCGCACATGGGGTGGAATGAAATAGAATTATCCAAAAGGCCGGATTTTTTAAAAGATTTCCCCAAAAAGGCCTTTGTGTATTTTGTTCACTCATATTACTGCGAGCCGGAGGATAAAAAGGTAATTCTAAGCCGTACTTTTTACGGGAAAAGTTTTGTATCGGGTATTTACAGGGAAAATTTAATTGCCTGCCAGTTTCATCCTGAAAAAAGCCAGAAAATAGGATTGGAATTTTTGAATAAATTCAGCAGGTTAATTTGAGGGGGGGGAGAAAATGCTGATTATTCCAGCAATTGATTTAAGGCACGGGCAATGCGTGCGCCTCATCCAGGGGGACCCAAACCGCCAGACGGTTTACAGCAAACAACCGGTTTCAATGGCCCGGTGGTGGCAGTCGAAAGGTGCCATGCGCCTCCATGTGGTAGATTTAGATGGTGCATTTGACGGCAAAATTTCAAACCTTGAAACTATTAAAAATATTATAAAGTCTGTTGATATCCCTGTTCAGGTAGGAGGAGGAATCAGAAATATGGATATAATTGAGGAACTCCTTCAGGCAGGTGTTGATTCGGTTATATTGGGGACCTCAGTATGTAAAAACAAAAGGTTTTTAAAAAAGGCCATAAAAAGTTTCCCTGATAAAATTATTGTCGGTATTGACAGCAAAAACGGAAATGTTGCCATTTCCGGGTGGAAAAAACTCACAAAAATAAAAACGCTCGATTTAATTAATGAAGTGGAAGAGCTTGGCATAAAAACCATTATTTACACGGACATCAGCAGGGACGGTATGCTGGAGGGCCCGAATTTTGATTCTATTGAAACTCTTTTAAAATCGTCAAAAATATCCCTGATTGCCTCAGGCGGGATATCGGACTTGAACGATATCAAAAAATTAAAGGAATTGAACAATAAAAGGCTGATTGGGGCCATTGTCGGTAAAGCGCTTTATACAGGAAAAATAGACCTTGCGGAAGCAATAAAGATAGGAAAAAGATGTTAGCGAAAAGGATTATTCCATGTCTTGACGTTAAGGACGGCAGGGTGGTCAAGGGCGTGAAATTTCTGAATTTACAGGATGCCGGTGACCCTGTTGAGGTCGCGAAAAAGTATGAAGAAGAAGGCGCTGATGAAGTAGTTTTTCTTGATATAACGGCTTCACACGAAAAAAGAAATATTATTCTTGATGTAGTAAAAAGAACCGCGGAAATGGTGTTCATGCCTTTGACGGTCGGCGGCGGGATAAGAACAGTTGAAGATATCCGGAGGCTCCTGGCATCCGGTGCCGATAAAATTTCTCTGAATACGGCGGCGGTAAATAATCCTCATTTAGTTTCAGAAGGCGCGAAACATTTTGGCGGGCAGTGTATTGTCGTGGCGATTGACGCGAAAAAGAAAGTTAAAAGTCAAAAGTCAAAAGTTAAAAGTGAGGAATGGGAGGTATACACGCACGGCGGAAGAACGCCGACAGGATTGGATGTTATAGGCTGGGCGAAAAAGGTTGAAAAATTGGGCGCCGGCGAAATTCTTCTGACAAGCATGGACTGCGACGGGACGAAAAACGGCTATGACCTTGAACTTACCCGCGCGGTTTCGGAGGCCGTGAATATTCCGGTTATCGCCTCAGGCGGGGCTGGGAATCTCGAACATCTTTATGACGCCTTTAAAAAAGGCAAAGCGGACGCGGTCCTCGCCGCGTCGATTTTCCACTACCGCGAATTTACCATCCGCCAGGCAAAAGAATACCTCGCGAAAAAAGGGATTCCTGTGAGGATGTAATATAATGTTCACTGAATAATGAACAAATGTAAAAAGTGAACATTAAAAATTATGATAGTTAAAGCTACCAACCTTACACCACAAAAAGCACAATCACCCCGAATGTAAAAACGAACCCGAGCGGGAGAATAAATTTAGTAAAAGATTTTTCTTCCCTGCCGTTTAAGCGCTCGATTATTTTATAAGTGACAAGGAGGGACAGGCATAAAGCGAGAAACACGATAATTGCCTGGAGAGTCGAGGTCGCCCCCGTGGAAAGAACGCGTAAACCCGAGAAATCCTTCCTGTACCCGAAAATCGAAAGTATCCCTGAAAAAAGAAGCAAGGCCCCGGCCGCGAAAACCTCGAGGTAATGTGCCATGTAGCCGCCGAGGATAACCGGGATAAGGCCGTAGGAAACGGCGGCCCTGTTATCTGTAAAACCTGATGGCCCGCGTTTAGCTTGAAAATAACACATTAAATTATACAAAAGCCATAAAATAATAATCGCGGAAAAAAATAAAATGTTGGTAACAAGCTTTTCAGGCAGGACACTGTCTAGAAAATATTTAACGTGGATCCTATGAACGAAACTATGGAAGTCATTATAATAAACATAGAAGAAAAAACTTGCGCCGAGGGAAATTATCAGGAAACTGTCCGCTAAACGGAAATTGCGGATAGTCCAGAGCTCATCCGGGATGACCCGCAGGTTAAGCTGAATAGACTGGTTTTCGCAATTTTTAATACAGTTTCCGCAGAGGGTGCAGTCGCGGTTATTGTCTATCATAAAGGGATGGCCGTACATCGGGCATCCGGGGGACTTGCCACTGCCTTTATAGCAGGCGTGCGTGCGGCAGCGGTTAGTGCAAAGGTCCCGGTTGGCCCGGAGCTCCACGAGAGAAGACATCGAAAATATCGCATTTACCGCGCCGAGAGAACAGAGATAACGGCACCACGCGCCGCGCTCGTAAAACACGCTGAATATAAGCGAACCCATGATAATTGCAAGGAGAATAAAGCCCATGAACTGCGGGTGTTCATAAGCGTTCCATACAAGTTCAAGCCATAAAACCAGGATGCAGGATACTGTCATGATCCACCCGGTATTTTTCACGATAAAATGCGGCACCTTGCGTTTGGGGCGAAAAAAATTCTGCGCTAAAAGCCCCGGCAGTGAAAGGGAACAAATACTGCACCATATACGGGAAAGAAAAAAATTGGAGAAAAAAAGGAACGCCCAGCCGTAAACCCACACAATTACAAGGCCTATGTTAAACCTTGGGTCGCCCGGCCCGAAAAATAAAAAAAGAATACCCGCGTAAAAAATCATGCTGATTATTATCCTCGGGAGAATCGGGAAATACGGGCTTGTGAAAAATTGCCGCGCTTTATCAAAACGAAGCAGGTTATAACTGAATTTTCCTTCAGTCCTTGGAAGCCCGAGAAAGATTTGTTCCGAGAGTATCTCTCCCGTATCGCTTAATATTACTGCGCGCTCGATAACATTGGATATTTCCGTCAGGTTGCCCGGCCAGTCATAATTCATAAGTACTCCCAGCGCGTCAGGGGAAATACTTTTTATCTCTTTGAAATTTTTCCTGCCGAAATATTCCAAATAATATTGGGCCAGGGCCGGGATATCCCGCTTCCGGCTTCTAAGAGGCGGCAGTTCAAACGATTGTTCAGCCAATACATTGTAAAAATCACGGTTAAAATTTCCGGAATTTACCAAAGATTTAACATCGCCGTCAACAAGAAAAATCAAACGCGCGGCAAGAAGAACTTTTCTTTTTCCCCCGAAAGGCTGGAAATACCCGGTCTTTATTGTTTCTAAAAGTTTAAGCTGCACGCTTTTCTCAAGGCCTTCTATATGGGAGAGGGCTATTGTGCCTCCTTTAAACTGCTCTATATAACCAAGCCGGCGGACCGGCGCGAAAGAAAAAGAATCTTTTTCATAGCCGAATAATTCCCCTCCCCAGAGACGCGGGTCGAAACGCCTGGCATCCACCTCAATATACGGGCCGTCGCGATGGGGGCAGTCGAGATGTATCTGTTTCGCGGCCAGTCTTTTGCCGGTACCCGCTTCGCCTGTCAAAAGCACAGGACGTAAATTGGCGGCGAATTCGGCTATCGCGGCCCTTATCTGGTTAGCCTGGTATGACTCACCGACAAAATCCCCGGCTTTTACAAGGTCCTCTTTCACGCTGACTTTACCCGCCCTGTCGCTGAAAACACGGGCATTTTCAATCGCGATAGAGGCCTGGCTTGCTATAGTATCCAGGAGCCTCTGGTCATCATCCGTAAAGGGCTGCCATTCTTCTTCGGATTTTTTATCATACACGGACATGGTCCCGATAACGTTCCCCTTCATAAAAAGAGGGACACACAAGACAGAACGGATGTCTCCCGGGATATTATGCGCGAAACGCGGGTCTTTCGCCGCGTCATTTATAATAACGGGTTTTCCTTCCCCGGCTACTTTGCCGGCCACGCCTTCACCGATCTTCTGTGTTACAGTGTGGGCGACTTCATCAGTAATGCCGTAATAAGATTTAATGCGCAAAATACCTTCCCGTTCATCCTTCAGTCTTAAAATAACACCGCCGACTTTCATGAGGGACGCGGTCAGGCTCACGATTTTATACAGCAGGCGCGGCAGGTCGTAAGAAGCATTAAGCTCTTTTCCGATCTGAGAAAGCGCCTCAAGCTCATCGCGCTGGCGCCGGGCCTCCTGGTAAAATTGTATATTTTTTAAAAGCTGGGCTATATGCGGCGCGAGGAAACCCAAAAGTTTTTCATCACCAGGGCCGAAGGTCCCGGTTTCAAACGCGTATATTACAAGCATGCCGAAAGGGTTACTGTCACCCGCGGAGATAAAAGGGACGGCGAGCGCGGCATCATATTTTCCATAATCGTTTCCGAATTCCCTGATGTCCGTTTTATTAAAACAAACAACTTTTTCTGACCGCATTACCTGATAAAGAGGAGACGATTCTTTAAGGTATTCTTTTTTATCGGATTTCTTAAGGCGTACCCGTGTCCCGAGATAAAGCTCGCAAATATCAGCGTTAAAATCAGCTGATACAAGTTCAATAACCTTTTCTTTAATATCCTCAAAAGAAAGATTGGACGCGGCAAGGGTGTTTAACTGGTTCAAAAATGACAATTCACGTTTTTTTTCCCTGATACCGGCCTGGCCGGATTCTTCCGCGCGGTGAGCGATATCCGCCTGATTTTTCGACGCCCGGCGCAATTTTTCAGCAAGCGCTTCATCAAGCAGGCGGTGAATACGGGGATGTTCGAGAAGTATGTCGTCAAACGCTATTTTTTCAAGCGAAAGCAAGACAAGGTCTTCGGAGGCTTTTACACTGCGTGAACGGGGACTGCCGGTTAAAAGGGAAATTTCGCCAAAATGGTCCCCGGCGGACAAATGTCCCATGGTGCTTATACCCCCGTCATCATGCTTCACAATAAGATCAACTTTGCCGCTGACTATCACATAAAAGGCATGCCCCATCTCACCCTGGCGGTAAACATAATCTCCTTTTTTGATAACAAGTTCTTCAGTGGCGGAAACAATTAACTCAAGCTCCTCCCGTCTGAGCTTATGAAATAACGGTGTCCCGGCTAATAATTTTATTTTATCCATGTTTTACGAGAATTTTATTTTATCTTTGGTTACAATTTTACCACATCCCGATTTTTTTGTAACTATTTAGCGAAATGGAATATATGTAAAGACGCGAAAATATTGAAACAGTGGATTTTAAGTATTGATTATCATGCCGGAATGGATTTTGAAGACGACTGCATTAAACGGAAAAAACTCATACGGTTTATTCGTTACAACTGAAAATTCTTCTCTTTGAACAACTTTAAACAAGCGTCAACAACATCTCTGTGATATAAAATTCCTTTATTTTTTAATATTTCCTGCAATGCTATGTCAATTCCAAGAGAAGCCCGGTAAGGACGGTGAGAAGACATTGCTTCAACAACATCCGCGACAGCCAGAATATGCGCTTCGATCCGGATCGCGTCCCCTTTTATGCCCCGGGGATACCCTGACCCGTTCATTCTTTCATGATGCTGATAAACAATTTCCGCGATAGGCCATGGAAATTCAATTTTCTTTAATATGTCATACCCCGCCTGTGAATGAGTTTGTATTAATTGAAATTCAATGTCGTTTAATTTACCGGGTCTGGTGAGTATTTCAGAAGGGAGTGAGATTTTTCCAAGATCATGAATCAATCCTGCCACGCGGACCGCGTCAACGTGAGATTTATCAAGGCCTAATTCATCCGCGATCGCGCGCGCGAGGTTTGACACGCGCTGTTGATGCCCCGCAGTGTAAGGATCTTTTACTTCAACCATTGTTAATATAACCTGAATAATTCCACCAAAAGCTTTTCTCAGCTTTTCAAGAGTATTTTGAACTTTTTTCTCCGCTTCCTTCCGCATGGTAACATCATGCAGCATCACGAGTTTCGCGGGATTTCCTTCCCACTCAGTCGCGATTATATTTACCTCAGCTATCCCCCCGGGTTTTCCATTATGCATAATATCTATTTCGACCACGGTATTTTCCTTCGTGACAACTCCGAACAAACCCCCAATAAGTTTACCAGACGGCTTATTCAGTAAAGTTTCCGCTTGAGGATTGGTAAAAATAACGGTTCCTTTTAAATCTGTTACTATCATCGCTATATCGCTTTTCATAACGAGATTATGAAGGCTTTTATAACTCTTTTTTATCTTCTCTTCAATTTGTTTATGTATGGTAACATCTTCCGCCACTTTAATATAATGAGTAATAATTCCTTTCGAATCTTTAATAGATGATATCAACGCGGATTCCCAGTAATATTCTCCATTTTTCTTTTTATTATAAAATTCACCTTTCCATTCCTTCCCTTTTGTGATCAATTTCCACATTTGGTTTGTGTCTTCCCTGCTCTGGCCCTGAAGCAGGCTGGCGTTCCTGCCGATAATTTCTTTTTCCGAATACCCGGTTATTTCAGTAAATTTGGGATTTACATATTCCACTGTCCCGTTTTTATCGGTAATCATCAATATGCTCGGGCTTTCTTTGACGGCGCGCGATAATTTAACAAGCGTTTCACTGGTTTTTTTCCGTTCAGTAATATTAAAAGAATATTCTATCATCTTAACCAGATTTTCATGAACATCAAAAACAGGGTAACCATAAACCTCGACGTATTCCGGATTTCCTTTAGAATCATAATGTATATGCTCCGTAACAACTTTTTTCCTGGTTTTTTTTACTTCTTCCAAAGGGCATATATGTTCATTTGAGCACGGAGTGTTTCTCTTATGCGTCAACATATAACACTTAGACTTTTCCGATAATTGGCCGAACCCGGCGGCGGCATTCGCCATTTTAACAGTGTAGTTTTTAGCATCGATAACATAAAAGGGATAAGGCAGAGAAGAAAGTATCGTGTTAAGAAAATTATTTTGATACTCTACCTTTTTCGTTAATGTTTTCAGAAGATAATACCCTGCGATAGTTTTAGCCGCGATTGAAATACTTTCTCTTGCCGCCTTTAACACGTAATCCGGCCTGGGAACGTATTCTTCAGCCATTTTTAATAATTTTTCAGGCGCAATTTTATATTTTCCCGCGATTTTCTCAATCTTTTGCCTGTCAACCGGCGGATTTGATATGCCGGCATTAATTGAACCGATAATTTTGCCTTCGGCAATTATCGGCTCCGCGCATATGTTTATTCCGCCGGAACATTCAAACTCACAGGTTTTTTCTCTTTTAATGGACTCCCGCGAGGCAAACCAGCAGTCCTCATGGCATATCCATTTTCCGCTTTTTAACGCCTGCTCCTCAGTTTCGCCCGCGGTTTGCCTTGATGTCCGGTTAAGAAAATCACAGTATTTTGAACTTACCAATACCGAAGCATAACCGCCGTCAGCCTCATAGATCGCGGTAGAAGATTCCAGATATTTAAAATAAGAGTCCTGAATTTCCCTTAGTGTTTCTTCTCCTATGGTGTTTTTTAAACTGATTTCTTTTTTCATTTCACCTCCTTTTTAGAGTAACCCATCTGTTTCAAGAAAACATTATTTACATCCACAATCTTATAATTGTTATCAATAACCACAACTTCTTCATTAATAAGATTAAAAATCTTGCGATAATCCAAACCGATATTTTTCATAAGGAATTCATCCATTTTTCCACCCTTCTATATATTTATATATACTAAATATTATTCAGTGTTAATAAAATTTTTTAGACAGCAGTATATAAATAATTTTTAGTAATGTCAAATAGATTACGTATTCATAATAAATTATATTTACAAATACTTAATTACCTGGTATAATATAAAACATGAGTAAATATATATTCAGACTTTACATATCAGGTGAAAAAGAAGAATCAAAACACCTGGTAGAAAAATTGGAAGAGATTTTTAAAAAACAATTAAATATCAATGCGGAACTTAATATTGTCGATATTTTAAAAGACCCCAGGGCGGCGGAAGAGGACAAAATTTTAATTGTCCCCACTTTAATTAAAATTTCACCCATTCCGGTAAAGAAAATATTCGGGGATTTTTCAAATGAAAAAATAGTTTTGTCATATTTGGATTTACCCTGTTAGGGATTTCAAGGGACAAAGTGTTTTTGTTCCCAACGGGGTTTGCCCTGGCAAAAACCGGGAGTAAAAATGAGTAAAAAACAAATAGTAATTTTTATTCTGACTGCCTTAATGTCCTTCGCAAGTATTTCCTCCGGCGAGCAGCACATCGTTTCGAAGAAGGTCAATTCAGAACCTGTGATTGACGGGAAAGCAGAGAATATGTGGGACAACGCCAAATCAATCATAACACACGATAATATCGCCAATATCGATGTAACGCTAAAATCCGTTCATACCGGCAAAAAGATATTTTTTATGGCGGCCTTTCCAGATAAAGACGAATCAAGAACACATAAAAGCTGGGTATGGAATAAAACTACGGAAATTTATGAAATCGGGAATGACAGGGAAGACGTTTTTCTTTTTAAGTGGAACATGGAACCAGCACCCGTTGACCTGAGTATTTACTCTGATAACATATATAAGGCCGATGTCTGGTATTGGAAGGCATGCAGGACCGACCCGCTTGGTTACGCGGATGACAAAAT from bacterium carries:
- a CDS encoding sigma 54-interacting transcriptional regulator — protein: MDKIKLLAGTPLFHKLRREELELIVSATEELVIKKGDYVYRQGEMGHAFYVIVSGKVDLIVKHDDGGISTMGHLSAGDHFGEISLLTGSPRSRSVKASEDLVLLSLEKIAFDDILLEHPRIHRLLDEALAEKLRRASKNQADIAHRAEESGQAGIREKKRELSFLNQLNTLAASNLSFEDIKEKVIELVSADFNADICELYLGTRVRLKKSDKKEYLKESSPLYQVMRSEKVVCFNKTDIREFGNDYGKYDAALAVPFISAGDSNPFGMLVIYAFETGTFGPGDEKLLGFLAPHIAQLLKNIQFYQEARRQRDELEALSQIGKELNASYDLPRLLYKIVSLTASLMKVGGVILRLKDEREGILRIKSYYGITDEVAHTVTQKIGEGVAGKVAGEGKPVIINDAAKDPRFAHNIPGDIRSVLCVPLFMKGNVIGTMSVYDKKSEEEWQPFTDDDQRLLDTIASQASIAIENARVFSDRAGKVSVKEDLVKAGDFVGESYQANQIRAAIAEFAANLRPVLLTGEAGTGKRLAAKQIHLDCPHRDGPYIEVDARRFDPRLWGGELFGYEKDSFSFAPVRRLGYIEQFKGGTIALSHIEGLEKSVQLKLLETIKTGYFQPFGGKRKVLLAARLIFLVDGDVKSLVNSGNFNRDFYNVLAEQSFELPPLRSRKRDIPALAQYYLEYFGRKNFKEIKSISPDALGVLMNYDWPGNLTEISNVIERAVILSDTGEILSEQIFLGLPRTEGKFSYNLLRFDKARQFFTSPYFPILPRIIISMIFYAGILFLFFGPGDPRFNIGLVIVWVYGWAFLFFSNFFLSRIWCSICSLSLPGLLAQNFFRPKRKVPHFIVKNTGWIMTVSCILVLWLELVWNAYEHPQFMGFILLAIIMGSLIFSVFYERGAWCRYLCSLGAVNAIFSMSSLVELRANRDLCTNRCRTHACYKGSGKSPGCPMYGHPFMIDNNRDCTLCGNCIKNCENQSIQLNLRVIPDELWTIRNFRLADSFLIISLGASFFFYVYYNDFHSFVHRIHVKYFLDSVLPEKLVTNILFFSAIIILWLLYNLMCYFQAKRGPSGFTDNRAAVSYGLIPVILGGYMAHYLEVFAAGALLLFSGILSIFGYRKDFSGLRVLSTGATSTLQAIIVFLALCLSLLVTYKIIERLNGREEKSFTKFILPLGFVFTFGVIVLFVV
- a CDS encoding HD domain-containing phosphohydrolase, which encodes MKKEISLKNTIGEETLREIQDSYFKYLESSTAIYEADGGYASVLVSSKYCDFLNRTSRQTAGETEEQALKSGKWICHEDCWFASRESIKREKTCEFECSGGINICAEPIIAEGKIIGSINAGISNPPVDRQKIEKIAGKYKIAPEKLLKMAEEYVPRPDYVLKAARESISIAAKTIAGYYLLKTLTKKVEYQNNFLNTILSSLPYPFYVIDAKNYTVKMANAAAGFGQLSEKSKCYMLTHKRNTPCSNEHICPLEEVKKTRKKVVTEHIHYDSKGNPEYVEVYGYPVFDVHENLVKMIEYSFNITERKKTSETLVKLSRAVKESPSILMITDKNGTVEYVNPKFTEITGYSEKEIIGRNASLLQGQSREDTNQMWKLITKGKEWKGEFYNKKKNGEYYWESALISSIKDSKGIITHYIKVAEDVTIHKQIEEKIKKSYKSLHNLVMKSDIAMIVTDLKGTVIFTNPQAETLLNKPSGKLIGGLFGVVTKENTVVEIDIMHNGKPGGIAEVNIIATEWEGNPAKLVMLHDVTMRKEAEKKVQNTLEKLRKAFGGIIQVILTMVEVKDPYTAGHQQRVSNLARAIADELGLDKSHVDAVRVAGLIHDLGKISLPSEILTRPGKLNDIEFQLIQTHSQAGYDILKKIEFPWPIAEIVYQHHERMNGSGYPRGIKGDAIRIEAHILAVADVVEAMSSHRPYRASLGIDIALQEILKNKGILYHRDVVDACLKLFKEKNFQL
- a CDS encoding PAS domain-containing protein produces the protein MDEFLMKNIGLDYRKIFNLINEEVVVIDNNYKIVDVNNVFLKQMGYSKKEVK
- a CDS encoding circadian clock KaiB family protein — encoded protein: MSKYIFRLYISGEKEESKHLVEKLEEIFKKQLNINAELNIVDILKDPRAAEEDKILIVPTLIKISPIPVKKIFGDFSNEKIVLSYLDLPC
- a CDS encoding ethylbenzene dehydrogenase-related protein codes for the protein MSKKQIVIFILTALMSFASISSGEQHIVSKKVNSEPVIDGKAENMWDNAKSIITHDNIANIDVTLKSVHTGKKIFFMAAFPDKDESRTHKSWVWNKTTEIYEIGNDREDVFLFKWNMEPAPVDLSIYSDNIYKADVWYWKACRTDPLGYADDKIDILSTMENRNAVKLESKSKRIMYLLRNEDKGDAAFRTNLVVTYKGDVVTRFILQEPTESRKDIKAKGTWNNGIWTIEFSRAIMTGNEDDVQFSLQPGRKFQFGISRYEIGGLKPDPKLSQPLFGCGDVSENLFLVFEQ